One region of Terricaulis silvestris genomic DNA includes:
- a CDS encoding cytochrome c1, protein MLRALSVVAAIGIGALGVAFAAGEAEHPHNYPYSFDSPVGGYDMAQVQRGFQVYNQVCAACHGMDHLAYRHLGEEGGPFAAYNVRDHETGEEKMQVGRPEHGGLFVDVVDNPWVRSIAESHTISDVDPNSGQLTDRPGRISDHFRRPFPNEIAARASNGGAYPPDLSVITSARHGGADYIRSLLVGYDGHNEGALYGNLYFPGGMIAMPPPLVEGAVSYADGTATTVEQYATDVSAYLQWAADPHMEQRKRTGIVVLAFLIALAGLMWLAYKTIWRTEAH, encoded by the coding sequence ATGTTGCGCGCTCTTTCCGTCGTCGCCGCCATTGGCATTGGCGCTCTGGGCGTCGCCTTCGCCGCTGGCGAAGCCGAGCATCCGCACAACTATCCCTACAGCTTCGATAGCCCCGTTGGCGGCTACGACATGGCGCAGGTGCAGCGCGGCTTCCAGGTTTACAATCAGGTCTGCGCGGCCTGCCACGGCATGGATCACCTCGCGTATCGCCATCTCGGCGAAGAGGGCGGCCCGTTCGCCGCCTACAACGTGCGCGACCACGAGACTGGCGAAGAGAAGATGCAAGTCGGCCGACCCGAGCATGGCGGCCTCTTCGTCGACGTCGTCGACAATCCGTGGGTCCGCTCCATCGCGGAATCACACACCATCAGCGACGTCGATCCCAACAGCGGCCAGCTGACCGATCGTCCTGGCCGCATCTCGGATCACTTCCGCCGTCCGTTCCCGAACGAGATTGCCGCGCGCGCTTCCAACGGCGGCGCCTATCCGCCGGATCTCTCGGTCATCACCTCCGCTCGCCACGGCGGCGCCGATTACATCCGATCGCTGTTGGTTGGTTACGACGGGCACAACGAAGGCGCGCTCTACGGCAACCTCTACTTCCCAGGCGGGATGATTGCGATGCCGCCGCCGCTGGTGGAAGGCGCCGTGTCCTACGCTGACGGTACCGCCACGACCGTCGAGCAATACGCCACCGATGTCTCCGCCTATCTGCAATGGGCCGCCGATCCGCACATGGAACAGCGCAAGCGCACCGGCATCGTCGTGCTGGCGTTCCTGATCGCGCTCGCTGGCCTAATGTGGCTCGCCTACAAGACCATCTGGCGCACCGAAGCGCACTAG
- a CDS encoding cell wall hydrolase: MAARWVGLTRPHKKINARGGARRGVTQTVNDFLHAIGAAGFLVIAAVMNFALFPDALAAVVSGERPIIGFVPNEQQLAVAPQLTLPLLPVDEEEVRLLAATAWGEARSEGEDGMRAVSHVMVNRVGQRFGENLATVILSPKQFSVWNRGDPNRRLVQNLARDPARYNGGAEAEWEIAQRVAREVLSGQSVDPTHGALFYHTRAIRPRWSRVGQGRQVIGAHVFYADVPDPGVRATPRTIDVAQFFRASVPVERASTQRRGRRAGRVNGVIQYAPTDVPAPTTTIDSNAAATPTMNGAPVTTSATTTTGATS; encoded by the coding sequence ATGGCCGCTCGCTGGGTCGGACTTACTCGTCCGCACAAGAAGATAAACGCTCGCGGCGGCGCTCGTCGCGGCGTTACGCAAACGGTGAACGACTTCCTGCACGCCATCGGCGCCGCAGGGTTCCTGGTCATCGCCGCGGTGATGAACTTCGCGCTTTTTCCGGACGCGCTTGCCGCGGTGGTTTCAGGTGAACGGCCAATCATTGGCTTCGTTCCTAACGAACAGCAGTTGGCGGTTGCGCCCCAGCTCACACTGCCGCTGCTTCCGGTGGACGAAGAAGAAGTCCGTCTGCTTGCGGCGACCGCCTGGGGCGAAGCGCGATCGGAAGGCGAAGACGGCATGCGCGCAGTATCGCATGTGATGGTCAATCGCGTGGGTCAGCGCTTCGGCGAGAACCTGGCCACTGTGATCTTGTCGCCGAAACAGTTCTCGGTCTGGAACCGCGGCGATCCGAACCGGCGGCTGGTGCAAAACCTCGCGCGCGATCCGGCGCGCTACAACGGTGGCGCGGAAGCCGAGTGGGAAATCGCGCAGCGCGTCGCACGCGAAGTGCTCTCGGGGCAATCAGTCGATCCGACCCACGGCGCGCTCTTCTATCACACGCGCGCCATTCGCCCGCGCTGGTCGCGCGTCGGCCAGGGCCGCCAGGTGATCGGTGCGCACGTGTTCTACGCTGACGTGCCGGATCCAGGCGTACGCGCAACGCCGCGCACCATTGATGTGGCGCAATTCTTCCGCGCTTCGGTTCCGGTTGAACGCGCTTCGACGCAACGCCGCGGCCGTCGCGCCGGACGCGTCAATGGCGTGATCCAATATGCGCCGACGGATGTGCCTGCGCCGACCACGACGATCGACAGCAATGCGGCGGCTACACCGACGATGAACGGCGCTCCCGTCACGACCTCGGCCACGACAACGACGGGCGCAACAAGCTAG
- a CDS encoding AraC family transcriptional regulator, with product MSEIIRAESLRGFPEIVAELGGDSDALLEENGIDPAVLADNDAYLSYRRVMILVERAAVALSAPDLGIRMAERTGAGMLGPLAVAMYNAETVGAAIAIGQRFFHFHNRTVVLTLARFDTDHDLITFDVRMRRAPRHVQTYERGIATLHGFLATVCGSAYKPKAIRFRHEPLSPLPRYRAVFGIAPTFHAPDAGVVLARDLIDAPLIGANPQLHKIAEHFLESVAPPAAADDALAPRARIIVARLMRLGDYTQADLARAFGLHERTLQRRLKLEDTSFEDIRDDVRRELAQNYLAQRGIPLAHVAEMLGYAEPSAFTRASQRWFGQAPREVRKRMTG from the coding sequence GTGAGCGAGATCATTCGCGCCGAGTCGCTACGCGGCTTTCCGGAAATCGTCGCCGAATTGGGCGGCGATTCCGACGCGCTGCTTGAGGAAAACGGCATCGATCCGGCGGTGCTCGCCGATAACGACGCCTACCTGTCCTATCGCCGCGTCATGATCCTTGTCGAGCGCGCTGCGGTCGCGCTGAGTGCGCCCGACCTCGGCATACGCATGGCCGAACGCACTGGCGCAGGCATGTTGGGGCCGCTCGCGGTCGCGATGTACAATGCCGAAACCGTTGGCGCCGCGATCGCCATCGGCCAGCGTTTCTTCCATTTCCACAACCGGACCGTCGTTCTCACGCTCGCACGCTTCGACACCGACCACGATCTCATCACCTTCGACGTCCGCATGCGCCGCGCCCCGCGCCACGTGCAAACCTACGAGCGCGGCATCGCCACGCTACACGGCTTTCTCGCGACCGTGTGCGGGTCCGCCTACAAACCGAAAGCAATTCGCTTCCGCCATGAGCCGCTCTCGCCCTTGCCACGCTACCGCGCCGTGTTCGGCATCGCGCCAACATTCCATGCGCCTGACGCGGGCGTTGTCCTCGCGCGCGACCTGATCGACGCGCCGCTGATCGGCGCCAATCCGCAGCTCCACAAGATCGCGGAGCATTTTCTCGAAAGCGTCGCGCCGCCCGCCGCCGCCGATGACGCGCTCGCCCCCCGCGCCCGCATCATCGTCGCGCGCCTGATGCGCCTCGGCGATTACACCCAGGCCGATCTCGCGCGCGCCTTCGGCCTGCATGAGCGCACGCTGCAGCGCCGTCTCAAACTTGAGGACACCAGCTTCGAAGACATCCGCGACGACGTCCGCCGCGAGCTCGCGCAGAACTACCTCGCCCAACGCGGCATCCCGCTGGCGCATGTCGCTGAAATGCTGGGCTATGCCGAACCCTCCGCCTTCACCCGCGCCAGCCAACGCTGGTTCGGCCAAGCGCCGAGGGAGGTGAGGAAAAGGATGACGGGGTGA
- a CDS encoding ATP-dependent Clp protease proteolytic subunit codes for MTHDAFRLDDEDDKEKNPADGRNAPEVIEKALLEARVVMLTGEVNDVQARRATERLFALAAQNSKPITFVISSPGGHVESGDMIHDVVKYIDAPVQMLGTGWVASAGALIYCAAPRERRFCLPNTRFLLHEPRGGIGGMASDVEIQAREILRMRERLNKIFAEATGQPIDKIKRDMDRDYWMLAEEAKAYGLVGRVVKSASELR; via the coding sequence ACGACAAAGAAAAGAACCCGGCGGACGGCCGTAACGCACCCGAAGTGATCGAGAAGGCGCTGCTCGAAGCGCGCGTCGTGATGCTGACGGGCGAAGTCAACGATGTGCAAGCGCGGCGCGCCACCGAGCGCCTGTTTGCGTTGGCGGCGCAGAACTCCAAGCCGATCACGTTCGTGATTTCGTCGCCCGGCGGCCACGTCGAAAGCGGCGACATGATCCACGATGTGGTGAAGTATATCGACGCACCGGTGCAGATGCTGGGTACAGGCTGGGTCGCCAGCGCCGGCGCGCTGATCTATTGCGCCGCCCCGCGCGAGCGCCGCTTCTGCCTGCCCAACACGCGCTTCCTGCTGCACGAACCGCGCGGCGGCATTGGCGGCATGGCGTCGGACGTTGAGATCCAGGCGCGCGAGATCCTGCGCATGCGCGAACGTCTGAACAAGATTTTCGCCGAAGCCACCGGCCAGCCGATCGACAAGATCAAGCGCGACATGGACCGCGACTACTGGATGCTGGCGGAAGAAGCGAAAGCATACGGACTGGTCGGGCGCGTCGTGAAGAGCGCGAGCGAGCTGCGGTAG